A single region of the Rhodococcus sp. W8901 genome encodes:
- a CDS encoding response regulator, with amino-acid sequence MIRVLIVEDEPLIAEAHRSYVERVEGFSVHSVAHTANAAMRAVAGAAAGDDPIDLVLLDIGLPDANGLDLADALSGLRPRPDIIAVTSARDLAVVRTAVTRGVLLYLLKPFTFAALRDKLEHYREFRATMSRGGTAASQRDIDRAMAVLRSADERATAPKGVAPQTADLIGACVRDAGRPLTAAEVAAAVGVSRVTAWRYLERLADDGAVGRETEYGKAGRPQVRYAWVATTG; translated from the coding sequence ATGATCCGCGTCCTGATCGTGGAGGACGAGCCGTTGATCGCGGAGGCGCACCGCTCGTATGTCGAACGGGTCGAGGGCTTCTCGGTCCACTCCGTCGCCCATACCGCGAACGCGGCGATGCGGGCGGTCGCGGGTGCCGCGGCCGGCGACGACCCGATCGATCTCGTCCTGCTCGACATCGGACTGCCCGACGCCAACGGACTCGATCTGGCGGACGCGCTGAGCGGGCTGCGGCCCCGCCCCGACATCATCGCCGTCACCTCGGCCCGCGACCTCGCGGTGGTCCGGACGGCGGTCACCCGCGGCGTGCTGCTGTACCTGCTCAAGCCGTTCACGTTCGCCGCGCTGCGCGACAAGCTCGAGCACTACCGCGAGTTCCGGGCCACGATGTCGCGGGGCGGTACCGCCGCCAGCCAGCGCGACATCGACCGCGCGATGGCGGTGCTGCGCAGCGCCGACGAGCGCGCAACTGCACCGAAAGGTGTTGCACCGCAGACTGCGGACCTCATCGGCGCGTGCGTCCGCGACGCCGGCCGCCCGTTGACCGCGGCGGAGGTCGCCGCGGCTGTGGGGGTGTCCCGGGTGACCGCGTGGCGTTACCTCGAACGGCTCGCCGACGACGGTGCGGTGGGCCGGGAGACCGAGTACGGCAAGGCTGGACGACCCCAGGTGCGCTACGCCTGGGTCGCCACCACCGGCTGA